From Phenylobacterium immobile (ATCC 35973), a single genomic window includes:
- a CDS encoding Tn3 family transposase produces the protein MARRRLVSLEIWARHYGAPLDEREIARHYTLTSDDLEIVGRRRGDATRLGYAMLMLYMRWPGRALEAGEVPPAPVLAYVAQQLGVAPAAFADYAHRDQTRREHLVEIRRSHGFRIFDRNAFREVVAFSVPIAQTIIHPGQMADVIVDELRRLQILLPSPSILEAVLRRARQQAEQLTYEVLTNGLLPDTLQGLDDLLARRPGQVATWLSWMRNAPQSPAARNILRLIERLAYIRALGLDRARADMIPALTFDRLADEGSRITPQHLGELNALRRHATLAATGIRLEESLTDATLTMFDKLLGSMARRAENRTRDKALKTVRELQGHLRTLTGSCRLLIDARSKGVDSLAQIEALDWQHFAVAVEQAEVLGRPETVDRTAELIERHRTVKLFVGAFLNAFEFRGAGAVQGLLSALAIIAELYRTGKRRLPDRVPLRFVPPAWRPFVLRDGIVDRAAYELCALSQLRERLRAGDIWVAGSRQFRDFDSYLIPPATFAALREKGPLPLAIETDFERHIEERRTRLDTAIEQVTVLARQGELPQVKLDENGLIISPLKAATPPATEIARRAAYDRLPRVKITDLLLEVDAWTGFSECFIHRRSGREADDRNALLTVILADGINLGLTRMAETCRGASLRQLAHLHDWHISEAAYGEALGRLIDAHRAMPLAALWGDGTTSSSDGQQFHAGGRGAAIGDINARSGNEPGVAFYTHVSDRYDPFASRVIAATAGEAPYVLDGLLYHQTGLTIEEHYTDTGGASDHVFGLMPFFGYRFAPRLRDIKERRLHLLPGQESGPLLAGMTAEPIALGHVAAHWDELLRFATSIRTGTVTASAMLRRLSAYPRQNGLALALRELGRLERSIFMLDWLRDIDLRRRTQAGLNKGEARNALARALFFNQLGELRDRRFENQTYRASGLNLLVAAIILWNTRYLEMALADIGTADEIARHIAPLGWEHISLTGDYSWNVEDQPDPDALRPLRAVNSLLAA, from the coding sequence TTGGCGAGACGGCGACTGGTGAGCCTGGAAATCTGGGCGAGGCATTATGGCGCGCCGCTCGATGAGCGCGAGATCGCGCGTCATTATACGCTGACCAGCGACGACCTGGAAATTGTCGGCCGCCGTCGCGGCGATGCCACCCGGCTCGGCTATGCGATGCTCATGCTATATATGAGATGGCCTGGCCGTGCGCTGGAAGCGGGCGAAGTCCCGCCCGCTCCTGTGCTCGCCTATGTGGCGCAGCAACTCGGCGTCGCGCCGGCAGCCTTCGCGGATTATGCCCATCGGGACCAGACCCGTCGCGAGCATCTCGTCGAAATCCGACGATCGCACGGGTTCAGGATTTTTGACCGCAACGCTTTCCGTGAAGTTGTCGCCTTCTCGGTCCCAATCGCGCAGACCATCATACACCCCGGCCAGATGGCAGACGTCATCGTCGATGAACTCCGGCGCCTGCAGATCCTCCTGCCTTCTCCGTCGATTCTCGAAGCGGTGCTGCGGCGGGCGCGCCAGCAAGCCGAACAGCTTACCTATGAAGTGCTCACGAATGGCCTGCTGCCTGACACCCTTCAGGGCCTGGACGATTTGCTGGCCCGACGACCGGGGCAGGTCGCGACATGGCTATCCTGGATGCGCAATGCGCCACAATCGCCGGCAGCGCGCAACATCCTGCGCCTGATCGAACGGCTCGCCTATATCCGCGCGCTGGGCCTCGATCGCGCCCGTGCCGACATGATCCCGGCTTTGACTTTTGACAGGCTGGCGGACGAAGGCAGCCGCATCACACCCCAGCACCTTGGCGAACTCAATGCCCTGCGCCGCCATGCGACGCTGGCGGCAACCGGCATCCGGCTTGAGGAAAGCCTGACCGACGCCACCCTGACGATGTTCGACAAGCTGTTGGGCAGCATGGCGCGCCGCGCCGAGAACCGGACCCGCGACAAAGCCCTCAAGACGGTGCGCGAGTTGCAAGGCCACCTCCGGACGCTCACGGGGTCTTGCCGCCTCCTCATCGACGCGCGCAGCAAGGGCGTGGATTCTCTGGCGCAGATCGAGGCGCTGGACTGGCAGCACTTCGCCGTGGCCGTCGAGCAGGCCGAAGTGCTCGGGCGACCGGAAACCGTCGATCGCACCGCCGAATTGATCGAGCGGCATCGGACGGTGAAGCTCTTTGTCGGCGCTTTTCTCAACGCCTTCGAGTTTCGCGGCGCCGGCGCGGTTCAGGGGCTCCTGTCAGCGCTGGCCATCATCGCGGAGCTATATCGGACCGGCAAACGGCGCTTGCCTGATCGCGTGCCGCTACGCTTTGTGCCGCCCGCATGGCGCCCGTTCGTCCTGCGGGATGGCATCGTTGATCGTGCCGCTTATGAACTATGCGCCTTGTCGCAACTACGCGAGCGGTTGCGAGCCGGGGATATATGGGTCGCGGGAAGCCGGCAGTTTCGCGATTTCGACAGCTATCTCATACCGCCGGCGACCTTTGCGGCGCTGCGCGAGAAGGGGCCGTTGCCGCTCGCCATCGAAACGGATTTCGAGCGCCATATCGAGGAACGGCGCACCAGGCTCGACACGGCGATCGAGCAGGTAACGGTCCTTGCACGGCAAGGGGAGCTGCCCCAGGTTAAGCTTGACGAAAACGGTCTCATCATCTCGCCGCTGAAGGCGGCAACACCGCCCGCCACCGAGATTGCCCGTCGCGCCGCCTATGATCGACTGCCGCGCGTGAAGATCACCGATCTTCTGCTGGAGGTCGATGCCTGGACCGGGTTCAGCGAATGCTTCATCCATCGTCGTTCGGGCCGGGAAGCCGACGATCGCAATGCGCTGCTCACGGTCATCCTCGCCGATGGCATCAATCTCGGCCTCACACGCATGGCGGAAACCTGCCGGGGCGCAAGTCTGCGTCAGCTCGCCCATCTTCACGACTGGCACATCAGCGAAGCCGCCTATGGCGAAGCGTTGGGAAGGCTGATCGACGCCCATCGCGCCATGCCGCTCGCCGCGCTGTGGGGAGACGGCACCACTTCGTCGAGCGACGGACAGCAATTTCATGCCGGGGGCCGTGGGGCCGCGATCGGCGACATCAACGCGCGCAGCGGCAACGAACCAGGCGTTGCCTTCTACACCCATGTCTCGGATCGATATGACCCCTTCGCAAGTCGGGTGATCGCGGCGACCGCTGGCGAAGCGCCCTATGTGCTGGATGGCTTGCTGTATCACCAGACCGGCCTGACGATCGAGGAGCACTACACCGATACGGGCGGGGCATCGGACCATGTGTTCGGCCTCATGCCCTTCTTCGGCTACCGCTTCGCGCCGCGCCTGCGCGACATCAAGGAGCGTCGTTTACACCTCCTTCCCGGCCAAGAATCCGGCCCCTTGCTTGCCGGCATGACGGCCGAACCGATCGCATTGGGTCATGTCGCGGCGCATTGGGACGAACTGCTGCGGTTCGCCACGTCGATCCGCACCGGCACCGTCACTGCTTCGGCAATGCTGCGCCGCTTGTCCGCCTATCCGCGACAGAACGGACTGGCCCTCGCACTACGCGAGCTGGGCCGCCTCGAACGCTCCATTTTCATGCTCGACTGGCTGCGCGACATCGACCTGCGCCGGCGCACCCAGGCGGGCCTCAACAAAGGCGAAGCCCGCAACGCGCTCGCCCGCGCGCTCTTCTTCAACCAGCTCGGCGAACTGCGCGATCGTCGGTTCGAGAACCAGACCTATCGCGCCTCCGGCCTCAACCTGCTCGTCGCCGCCATCATCTTGTGGAACACTCGCTATCTCGAAATGGCGCTGGCGGACATCGGCACAGCCGACGAAATCGCACGCCACATCGCGCCATTGGGCTGGGAGCATATCTCGCTGACCGGTGACTATAGCTGGAATGTTGAAGATCAACCCGATCCGGACGCCTTGCGACCGCTGCGCGCCGTCAACTCCCTACTTGCCGCGTGA
- a CDS encoding recombinase family protein: MALIGYARVSTADQKLSLQLDALNTAGCDRIFDDHASGAKADRPGLTEALAYLRPGDTLVVWKLDRLGRSMSHLIEKVGELAARGIGFRSLTENIDTTTSGGMLVFNIFGSLAQFERDLIRERTHAGLKAARERGNKGGRRPVVTPDKLRKARAHIAAGLTVREAAARLKIGKTALYKALENA, from the coding sequence GTGGCGCTGATCGGCTATGCGCGCGTCTCGACCGCAGACCAGAAGCTGTCGCTCCAGCTTGACGCGCTGAACACTGCCGGGTGCGACCGTATATTCGACGATCACGCATCCGGGGCAAAAGCCGATCGGCCTGGCCTAACCGAAGCGCTCGCCTATTTGCGCCCCGGCGACACGCTGGTGGTCTGGAAACTCGACCGCCTCGGCCGCTCGATGAGCCACCTGATCGAGAAGGTCGGCGAGCTTGCGGCGCGCGGCATCGGGTTCCGCTCACTCACCGAGAATATCGACACCACCACTTCGGGCGGCATGCTGGTGTTCAACATCTTCGGCTCGCTGGCCCAATTCGAGCGTGACCTGATCCGTGAACGCACTCATGCCGGCCTCAAGGCCGCACGCGAGCGGGGCAACAAGGGTGGTCGCCGGCCTGTCGTTACCCCCGACAAACTACGTAAAGCGCGGGCGCATATCGCAGCGGGCCTCACTGTTCGTGAGGCGGCGGCCCGGCTCAAGATCGGCAAAACCGCCCTATACAAGGCTCTGGAAAACGCGTGA
- a CDS encoding SDR family NAD(P)-dependent oxidoreductase, with protein sequence MKPLAIKNSWVLVTGASTGLGRASALRLAASYQAKPLIVGRRLDNLRELQTEIDERFNVPCEIIVADQREIEGREKIAAKVAELQVTAALLVAGMTSVGSFDAGRADTYAEVIETNILGFTDLLARLIAIFREQPFESSVIAVSSLAGETSVPFQAVYGASKAYVSTLMRALSVELAGTGVSVGSFAPGGIDTDMAALSDLKWGRLGLMDVDRCAAHAVHALVYRQSFAIPGMGNQLTYLASRVLPRSLVNRIAALPYRRP encoded by the coding sequence GTGAAACCGCTGGCGATCAAGAACTCGTGGGTGCTGGTCACAGGGGCTTCGACCGGTTTGGGCAGAGCGTCCGCCCTCCGCTTGGCGGCATCGTACCAGGCCAAGCCCCTGATTGTTGGACGAAGGCTCGACAACTTGCGGGAGCTACAGACCGAAATTGACGAGCGGTTCAATGTGCCGTGCGAGATTATAGTGGCTGATCAACGTGAAATCGAGGGCAGGGAGAAAATCGCGGCTAAGGTTGCAGAATTGCAAGTAACAGCCGCTTTGTTGGTTGCCGGAATGACGAGCGTTGGTTCATTTGATGCAGGCCGTGCCGACACTTATGCCGAGGTAATTGAAACAAACATACTCGGTTTCACGGATTTGCTGGCTCGCCTGATTGCGATTTTCAGGGAGCAGCCGTTTGAATCCTCAGTAATCGCCGTGTCGAGCCTGGCGGGCGAAACATCCGTGCCCTTCCAAGCGGTCTACGGCGCGTCGAAAGCCTATGTGAGCACCCTCATGCGAGCGCTTTCCGTGGAGCTTGCCGGGACGGGAGTGAGTGTTGGATCTTTTGCACCCGGTGGAATCGACACAGACATGGCTGCCCTCAGCGATTTGAAGTGGGGGAGGTTGGGTTTGATGGACGTTGACCGGTGCGCGGCCCATGCAGTCCACGCTCTGGTTTATCGGCAATCCTTCGCCATACCGGGGATGGGCAACCAGCTCACATATTTGGCGAGCAGGGTTCTACCTCGATCGTTGGTCAATCGGATTGCCGCCCTCCCATATCGGCGCCCGTAG
- a CDS encoding enoyl-CoA hydratase-related protein: protein MSNPIVDPLVVEPDTADSELLRIEATHDGAVTLTLKRPARRNALNAALIAALTDAFETLRGAEHVRVVFLAGEGAVFCAGGDLEWMRAGLDMSESDNRDDALTLGRMLQALYELPQLTVTLLHGAAYGGGAGLACACDVAIATADTKLCFSEVRLGLIPATISPYVVEAIGARAARRLFATAEVFDAETAHRLGLVTEVVPDAAALGAAAQRIATAQRENAPSAVAEAKAEVSAVAGRRIDHHLVEETSRKIARARVSVDGQEGVRAFLERRKPSWAL from the coding sequence ATGAGCAACCCAATCGTCGATCCTCTGGTGGTCGAGCCCGACACCGCCGACAGCGAACTGCTGCGCATCGAGGCGACCCATGACGGCGCAGTGACCCTGACGCTGAAGCGGCCGGCCCGGCGGAACGCGCTGAACGCAGCGCTCATAGCGGCCTTGACCGACGCCTTCGAAACCTTGCGCGGCGCGGAACACGTCCGCGTCGTGTTTCTGGCCGGGGAGGGCGCGGTCTTCTGCGCCGGCGGCGACCTCGAATGGATGCGCGCCGGCCTCGACATGTCGGAGTCCGACAACCGCGACGACGCGCTCACCCTCGGCCGCATGCTTCAGGCCCTCTATGAGCTGCCGCAGCTCACCGTGACTCTGCTGCACGGCGCAGCCTATGGCGGCGGGGCGGGACTGGCCTGCGCCTGCGACGTCGCCATCGCCACGGCTGACACCAAGCTGTGCTTCTCGGAGGTGCGCCTCGGCTTGATTCCGGCGACGATCAGCCCCTATGTCGTGGAGGCCATCGGCGCCCGCGCCGCCCGGCGCCTGTTCGCCACCGCAGAAGTCTTCGACGCCGAGACCGCCCACCGCCTGGGCCTGGTGACCGAAGTGGTCCCCGACGCCGCCGCCCTGGGCGCGGCGGCCCAGCGCATCGCCACGGCCCAGCGCGAGAACGCCCCCTCCGCCGTCGCCGAGGCCAAGGCTGAGGTCTCCGCCGTCGCCGGCCGGCGCATCGACCACCATCTTGTTGAAGAGACCTCGCGCAAGATCGCCAGGGCTCGCGTCAGCGTCGACGGCCAGGAGGGCGTCCGCGCGTTTCTGGAGAGGCGGAAGCCCAGTTGGGCGCTGTAA
- a CDS encoding DUF1489 family protein, whose product MPLHMIKLCVGCDTVEDLVAWKAAEAGGKRPWTMQTRQTPKRAPEMVDGGSLYRVFKGAILCRQTITDIKTVGEGPNSRCIVTLDPELILVAPTPRRAFQGWRYLTETDAPPDLGVDGFGDAPPELARQLREIGAW is encoded by the coding sequence ATGCCCTTGCACATGATCAAGCTCTGCGTCGGCTGCGACACGGTTGAGGATCTCGTGGCCTGGAAGGCCGCGGAGGCCGGCGGCAAGCGGCCCTGGACCATGCAGACCCGCCAGACGCCCAAGCGCGCGCCGGAGATGGTCGACGGCGGCTCCCTCTATCGCGTCTTCAAGGGCGCGATCCTCTGCCGCCAGACGATCACCGACATCAAGACCGTCGGCGAAGGGCCCAACAGCCGCTGCATCGTCACGCTGGACCCTGAGCTGATCCTGGTCGCCCCCACCCCCCGCCGCGCCTTCCAGGGCTGGCGTTACCTCACCGAGACCGACGCCCCGCCCGACCTCGGCGTCGACGGCTTCGGCGACGCCCCGCCGGAACTGGCGCGGCAGCTGCGGGAAATCGGTGCCTGGTGA
- the panC gene encoding pantoate--beta-alanine ligase: MSESPLPIPVARTVAQVRETVHAWRAGGERVALVPTMGALHAGHISLITLARTQAERVVASVFVNPTQFGPNEDFAAYPRDEAGDAAKLAEAGCDLMFAPTVEEVYPAGAATIVHVSGVSEPLDGAARPGHFDGVATVVSKLFNMVGPDVAVFGEKDYQQLQVIRRFTADLNLPVEIVGAPTLRAEDGLALSSRNAYLTAAERAVAPALQQTLRRAAERLRAGDRVDEVETEALGTLRAAGFGPVDYVEARGAGDLARLGPGPLGGEPARLLAAARLGRTRLIDNLAV; the protein is encoded by the coding sequence ATGTCCGAGAGCCCTCTCCCCATTCCCGTCGCCCGCACCGTCGCCCAGGTTCGCGAGACCGTCCACGCGTGGCGCGCCGGCGGCGAGCGGGTGGCGCTGGTCCCGACCATGGGGGCGCTGCACGCCGGGCACATCTCGCTGATCACACTGGCGCGGACCCAGGCCGAGCGGGTGGTGGCGAGCGTTTTCGTCAACCCGACGCAGTTCGGGCCGAACGAGGACTTCGCCGCCTATCCGCGCGACGAGGCCGGCGACGCGGCGAAGCTGGCGGAAGCCGGCTGCGACCTGATGTTCGCCCCGACGGTGGAGGAGGTCTATCCGGCGGGCGCGGCGACCATTGTCCATGTCTCCGGCGTATCCGAGCCGCTGGATGGGGCGGCGCGGCCGGGTCACTTCGACGGCGTGGCGACGGTGGTCAGCAAGCTCTTCAACATGGTGGGACCGGACGTCGCCGTCTTTGGCGAGAAGGACTACCAGCAGCTGCAGGTGATCCGGCGGTTCACGGCGGACCTGAACCTGCCGGTGGAGATCGTCGGCGCGCCAACCTTGCGGGCGGAGGATGGCTTGGCCCTTTCTTCGCGCAATGCGTACCTGACGGCGGCGGAACGGGCGGTGGCGCCGGCGCTGCAACAGACCTTGCGACGCGCGGCGGAGCGGCTGCGGGCGGGGGATCGGGTCGATGAGGTCGAGACCGAAGCCCTGGGGACCTTGCGCGCGGCGGGTTTTGGTCCGGTGGACTATGTCGAGGCCCGTGGCGCGGGCGACCTGGCGCGGCTGGGGCCTGGGCCGCTAGGAGGCGAGCCCGCACGGCTGCTGGCCGCGGCGCGGCTGGGCCGGACGCGGTTGATCGACAATCTGGCGGTGTAG
- a CDS encoding division plane positioning ATPase MipZ yields MGQANVIVVGNEKGGAGKSTIAIHTATALLHGGARVAVIDLDLRQQTFRHFFASRAAWLEANGVTAPMADLYPLSDDDAALSKAPAEEAVARFEDAFARASASADFVLIDTPGADTATSSAAHQQADVIVTPMNDSFVDFDMLGVVDPVTLELKRHSLYAESVWASRKARAVRDRKQIDWIVLRNRLASTEARNRKRLDERVQALARKVGFRVGPGLRDRVIYRELFPFGLTVADLSPQIRPVAMSLQHVAARQELRALMTAIGLSGFSDELMAAE; encoded by the coding sequence ATGGGCCAGGCTAACGTCATCGTCGTCGGCAATGAGAAGGGCGGGGCGGGCAAGTCCACCATCGCCATCCACACGGCCACCGCCCTGCTGCACGGCGGCGCACGGGTGGCGGTGATCGACCTCGATCTGCGCCAGCAGACCTTCCGCCACTTCTTCGCCAGCCGTGCGGCCTGGCTGGAGGCCAATGGCGTGACCGCGCCCATGGCCGACCTCTATCCGCTCAGCGACGACGACGCTGCGCTCTCCAAGGCGCCGGCCGAGGAGGCCGTGGCCCGTTTCGAGGACGCCTTCGCCCGCGCCAGCGCCAGCGCCGACTTCGTGCTGATCGATACGCCCGGCGCCGACACGGCGACCAGCTCGGCCGCCCACCAGCAGGCCGACGTCATCGTCACCCCGATGAACGACAGCTTCGTCGATTTCGACATGCTGGGCGTCGTCGATCCCGTGACACTCGAGCTCAAGCGCCACAGCCTCTACGCCGAGAGCGTCTGGGCCAGCCGCAAGGCCCGCGCCGTGCGCGACCGCAAGCAGATCGACTGGATCGTTCTGCGCAACCGCCTCGCCTCGACCGAGGCGCGCAACCGCAAGCGTCTGGACGAGCGGGTGCAGGCGCTCGCCCGCAAGGTCGGCTTCCGCGTGGGCCCTGGACTGCGCGACCGGGTGATCTATCGCGAGCTCTTCCCCTTCGGCCTGACGGTCGCCGACCTGTCGCCGCAGATCCGGCCCGTGGCCATGTCGCTGCAGCATGTGGCGGCCCGCCAGGAGCTGCGCGCCCTGATGACCGCCATCGGCCTTTCGGGGTTCAGCGACGAGTTGATGGCCGCCGAATAG
- a CDS encoding J domain-containing protein has protein sequence MVFLLLGALGLFLAVWIGRRPMMMRRGWRLLAAPAAMVLFAVAAWSAMRGGWGLSVVLSVVGLWLSAAVRRPSPRPQSRPPKEDGMSLGEARAMLGVPETATETDIDAAYRRLMRTAHPDAGGTEGLAAQLNAARDRLKRDLN, from the coding sequence GTGGTCTTCCTCCTCCTCGGCGCGCTCGGCCTCTTCCTCGCCGTCTGGATCGGCCGCCGGCCAATGATGATGCGCCGCGGTTGGCGCCTGCTGGCCGCGCCCGCCGCCATGGTTCTGTTCGCCGTCGCCGCCTGGTCGGCGATGCGCGGCGGCTGGGGCCTGTCCGTCGTCCTGTCGGTCGTAGGTCTCTGGCTGTCGGCCGCCGTGCGCCGCCCGTCGCCCAGACCACAATCGCGCCCACCCAAGGAAGACGGCATGAGCCTGGGCGAAGCGCGCGCCATGCTGGGCGTGCCCGAGACCGCGACCGAAACTGACATCGACGCCGCCTATCGTCGGCTCATGCGCACAGCCCACCCCGACGCCGGCGGCACCGAAGGCCTAGCCGCCCAACTCAACGCCGCTCGCGACCGTCTGAAGCGTGATCTGAACTAG
- a CDS encoding D-alanyl-D-alanine carboxypeptidase produces MLQPARRLMVSIGLAATMALSPLAGTAQAQTPGFRNILAATQTKYAAIVVDAKTGEVLYAKHADDPRYPASITKIMTLYLTFEALSSGKLKTTDRVVFSPRAAAASPSKLGVRPGESISVSEAMQALAIKSANDAAVAMAEKIGGSEARFAAMMTLRAQELGMQNTHFANPHGLPDSRQLTTARDIAILSRAVMRDYPQYYHLFNQRSFTFRGQTMTNHNRLLGRMPGVDGLKTGFTNASGFNLAVSAVRDNRRLIGVVMGGPTTAQRDQNAEDLLLTGFDVMSRRARGEQITVAQSLFEPEPTGPIQRTGIEQGDAEQDGVKIVLAHAPIPAPVAARAAARPARGEDWAVQVGAFKKQSDARAQIALVKQRFSKWVSGGAADTDRAGGVYKARIQNLSEGDARGACKAIKAKKMACMVVKG; encoded by the coding sequence ATGCTCCAGCCCGCCCGCCGCCTGATGGTTTCGATCGGATTGGCCGCCACGATGGCGCTCTCTCCCCTCGCTGGCACCGCCCAGGCGCAGACCCCCGGCTTCCGAAACATCCTGGCCGCGACCCAGACGAAGTACGCCGCGATCGTCGTCGATGCGAAGACCGGTGAGGTGCTTTACGCCAAGCACGCGGACGATCCGCGCTACCCGGCGTCGATCACCAAGATCATGACGCTGTACCTGACCTTCGAGGCGCTTTCGTCGGGCAAGCTTAAGACCACCGACCGGGTGGTGTTCTCGCCGCGCGCCGCGGCGGCTTCGCCCTCGAAGCTGGGCGTGCGGCCCGGTGAATCGATCAGCGTGTCCGAGGCGATGCAGGCCCTGGCCATCAAGTCGGCCAATGACGCCGCCGTCGCCATGGCCGAGAAGATCGGCGGCAGCGAGGCCCGCTTCGCCGCCATGATGACCCTGCGCGCCCAGGAGCTGGGCATGCAGAACACCCATTTCGCCAACCCGCACGGCCTGCCCGACAGTCGACAACTGACGACGGCCCGCGACATCGCGATCCTGTCGCGGGCGGTGATGCGCGACTACCCGCAGTACTATCATCTGTTCAATCAGCGCTCGTTCACCTTCCGCGGCCAGACCATGACCAACCACAACCGGCTGCTGGGCCGGATGCCGGGGGTGGATGGTCTGAAGACCGGCTTCACCAACGCCTCCGGGTTCAACCTGGCGGTCTCGGCGGTGCGGGATAACCGGCGCCTGATCGGCGTGGTGATGGGCGGCCCGACGACCGCCCAGCGCGACCAGAACGCCGAGGACCTGCTGCTGACCGGCTTTGACGTAATGAGCCGTCGCGCCCGCGGCGAGCAGATCACTGTCGCGCAGAGCCTGTTCGAACCGGAGCCGACCGGCCCGATCCAGCGCACCGGCATCGAACAGGGCGACGCCGAGCAGGATGGGGTGAAGATCGTCCTGGCCCATGCGCCCATCCCCGCGCCGGTTGCGGCCCGCGCAGCGGCCCGGCCGGCGCGCGGCGAGGACTGGGCTGTCCAGGTCGGCGCCTTCAAGAAGCAATCCGACGCGCGCGCCCAGATCGCCCTGGTCAAGCAGCGCTTCAGCAAGTGGGTGTCCGGCGGCGCGGCCGATACTGACCGCGCAGGCGGCGTCTACAAGGCCCGCATCCAGAACCTGTCCGAGGGGGACGCTCGCGGGGCCTGCAAGGCGATCAAGGCCAAGAAGATGGCCTGCATGGTTGTGAAGGGCTGA
- a CDS encoding phasin family protein, with translation MSDAADTVKNTVEQFTAATNTAFKDNVEKSLTALNEANAVSKKNLEALIASVAAATKGAEELGAQAIAFSKSAFENQVTAAKSFSSAKSVQEVVELQTAFAKSAIEAYMAEVGKMSEIVSASAKDSLKPLNERVTAVVEKIQSAR, from the coding sequence ATGTCCGACGCCGCCGATACCGTGAAGAACACCGTCGAGCAGTTCACCGCCGCGACCAACACCGCCTTCAAGGACAACGTTGAAAAGTCGCTCACCGCGCTCAACGAAGCCAACGCCGTCTCGAAGAAGAACCTCGAAGCCCTGATCGCCTCCGTCGCCGCCGCCACCAAGGGCGCGGAAGAGCTGGGCGCCCAGGCCATCGCCTTCTCGAAGTCGGCCTTCGAAAATCAGGTCACCGCCGCCAAGTCGTTCTCCTCCGCCAAGAGCGTGCAGGAAGTCGTCGAGCTGCAGACCGCCTTCGCCAAGTCGGCGATCGAGGCCTACATGGCCGAAGTCGGCAAGATGAGCGAAATCGTCTCGGCCTCCGCCAAGGACAGCCTGAAGCCGCTGAACGAACGCGTCACCGCCGTCGTCGAAAAGATTCAATCCGCGCGCTAA
- a CDS encoding RidA family protein, giving the protein MSKIEDRLAELGVVLPQAAAPVANYVPFVRAGDLVHISGQVSRDASGGVTGVVGVDVDAETARAAARLCGVSLIAQMKAACEGDLDRVVRVVKLGGFVQAGPDFFEIPAVVNGCSDLMVEVFGDAGRHARSAVGVYRLPMNFAVEVDAIFQIA; this is encoded by the coding sequence ATGTCCAAGATCGAAGACCGCCTCGCCGAACTCGGCGTCGTCCTGCCGCAGGCCGCGGCCCCCGTGGCCAACTACGTCCCCTTCGTCCGTGCGGGCGACCTGGTGCATATCTCCGGCCAGGTGTCGCGCGACGCCTCCGGCGGCGTGACCGGCGTGGTCGGAGTCGACGTGGACGCTGAGACGGCGCGCGCGGCGGCGCGGCTCTGCGGCGTCAGCCTGATCGCCCAGATGAAAGCCGCCTGCGAGGGCGACCTCGACCGGGTCGTCCGCGTGGTCAAGCTGGGCGGCTTCGTCCAGGCCGGCCCTGACTTCTTCGAGATCCCCGCCGTCGTGAACGGCTGCTCGGACCTGATGGTCGAGGTCTTCGGCGACGCCGGTCGCCATGCCCGCTCGGCGGTCGGAGTCTACCGGTTGCCGATGAACTTCGCGGTCGAAGTCGACGCCATCTTCCAGATCGCATGA
- a CDS encoding glycerophosphodiester phosphodiesterase family protein produces the protein MKARFGEAWDHLFGPPVAHRGLWAPDGPPENSLAAFQAAIAAGYGVELDVQISADGEAIVFHDDTLERLTGEPGRVRDHTAADLAQIALLGGEERIPTLLEALAVIGHRAMVHVELKTPFGEVGPLERRVHEVLIDHNGPVSVIGFNPYSHAWFADHFPGVLRGLNSDAWRSAPHMAAEQRKAFAALQQLGEARAHFLVLGLDVVASAPAAKLRAKGMPVIGWTVRDPADPALAVCDNYVFEGFRP, from the coding sequence ATGAAGGCGCGGTTCGGCGAGGCCTGGGATCATCTCTTCGGCCCGCCGGTCGCGCACCGCGGGTTGTGGGCCCCTGACGGCCCCCCCGAGAACTCGCTGGCCGCCTTCCAGGCCGCTATCGCCGCCGGCTACGGTGTCGAACTCGATGTGCAGATCTCCGCTGATGGCGAGGCGATCGTCTTCCACGACGACACCCTGGAACGCCTGACCGGCGAGCCTGGCCGGGTTCGCGACCACACCGCGGCCGACCTGGCTCAGATCGCCCTTCTGGGCGGCGAAGAGCGCATCCCGACCCTGCTGGAGGCTCTGGCCGTGATTGGCCACCGCGCCATGGTCCACGTCGAGCTCAAGACCCCCTTCGGCGAGGTGGGTCCCCTTGAGCGGCGCGTGCACGAGGTGCTGATCGACCACAATGGTCCGGTCAGCGTCATCGGCTTCAATCCCTACTCCCATGCCTGGTTCGCCGACCATTTCCCCGGCGTCCTGCGCGGCCTGAACAGCGACGCCTGGCGTTCGGCCCCGCACATGGCCGCCGAACAGCGCAAGGCCTTCGCCGCCCTGCAACAGCTCGGCGAGGCCAGGGCGCACTTCCTCGTCCTGGGCCTCGACGTGGTCGCCAGCGCGCCCGCCGCCAAGCTGCGCGCCAAGGGCATGCCCGTCATCGGCTGGACCGTGCGCGATCCTGCGGACCCGGCGCTCGCGGTTTGCGACAACTACGTCTTCGAGGGCTTCCGGCCTTGA